TTCAGTCCCGATTCCAAGCTCATTGCCTGGCGCACCAACTACCCCAAGGGTGAAGCGGCCACCGCGAAGTACAAGGAACTCCTCAAGCAGCATCTGGTCGAGCCCATGGAGATGGACATCTGGGTGATGAACGCCGATGGCAGTGCCAAGCGCCAGGTGACAAAACTTCCCGGGGCGGCCTTCGCACCCATCTTCACGCCGGATGGCAAGGGCCTCGTCTTCGCCACCAACCATCACGACAACGAGGGAAAGGGCAGGAGCTTCGACCTTTTCCGTGTCAATCTGGACGGTACCGGGCTGGAGCGCATCACTTGGACGGGCGTCTTCAATTCGTTCCCCCATTTCAGCCCTGACGGGAAGAAGCTTTTGTGGGTCAGCGGCCGCAGCCCCCGCGGTTCGCGCCAGTTCGATGTCTGTGTGGCGGAGTGGATTCAGTGAGCATGAATCAGGAGAGAAGTGCCACTTTGGCGAAGCCGAAGCCCGAAGGGTGCGGCATAGGATGTGCCGCATGAGCATGAAACCAGCGGTCTTCCTCGACCGCGACGGCACCCTCAATGAAGAAGTGGATTTCCTGTGCGACCCGGACGAACTGGTCATGATCCCCGGAGCGGCCGCTGCCGTGGCTCGGCTCAACGCCAAGGGCATCCCGGTGGTGGTGGTAACCAACCAGAGCGGCATCGGCCGTGGCAAATACGATTGGACGGATTTTGCCGCCGTGATGAGCCGCATGGGCACCTTGTTGGCGATGGAGAATGCGCGCATCGACGCCGTCTACGCCTCTCCCCACCACGAACAGGCCCTGGGCGAGTACGCCGTGGCGGACCATCCCGAACGCAAGCCGAACCCTGGGATGCTGCTGCGGGCGGCAGAAGAACACGGTCTGGACCTGTCCCGCTCCTGGATGGTGGGGGACAAGGCCCTCGACATTGAGGCGGGGCTCCGCGCCGGCTGTAAGGTGGCGCTGGTGCGCACGGGCTATGGTGCCTCCGTGGATGGCTCCCGGGCAGACCTGGTCGCCGACAGCCTGCCAGACGTGGTGGATCACATCCTGTCCCACTGGCCATGATCCTCATCGAGAAAAAGGGGCTGGTGAGCGGCTTCCTGATCCAGCGCTACAAACGATTCCTGGCGGATGTGCGCCTGGAGGATGGCAGCGTCGTCACGGCTCACACCACGAACACAGGCTCCATGAAGACCTGCTGGGAGCCCGGAGATCGCGTCTTGCTGGAGCCCGCCACGAACCCTGAGCGCAAGCTCAAGTTCACGTGGCTGGCTGTGGAACGCCCCGGCGGCTGGGTGGGTGTGGAAACGGGCATGCCCAACCGCGTGGTGGCCGAAGCGGCGCGCCGTGACGTGCTACCTGGCCTGACCGGTCTGCGCGAGGTTCGTACCGAGGTGAAATACGGGGCTGAACGCAGCCGCATCGACGTGTTGGCCCAAGATGCAGAAGGTCGGCAGGTGTTCATCGAGGTGAAGAACACCACCTTGAAAGAGGGGAACTGGGTGCTGTTTCCGGATGCGGTGACCGAGCGGGGAACCAAGCACCTGCGTGAGCTTCAGGCCATGGTTCGGGAAGGTCATTGGGCCGCCATCGCCTTCTTCGTGCACCGCACGGATGTGGATCGCTTTGATGCTGCGCGGGACATCGACCCGGCTTACAGTGCCGAACTGGATCGCGCTGCGCAGGCCGGGGTGGCTGTCCTGCCCTTGGCTGTGCATCTGGTCACAAGGCAGGAAACAAGTGGGTTGTGGGCCCTTGGCTGGGAATTACCGGGCCTTCTGCCCTGGGCTCCCCGCCGCTAGACTGGGGGTTCATGCCGGAGCAACCATGTCGACCGCCGCATCAGAATTGATGAAGACGCCTCTCAACGCCGCCCACCGGGCCCTGAACGCCAAGATGGTCGACTTCGGCGGCTGGGACATGCCGGTGCAGTACCCGGCGGGCATCATTGCTGAGCACGAGGCCGTGCGCACCAAGGCGGGTCTGTTCGACGTAAGCCACATGGGTGAGATTCGCGTGAAGGGCCCAGGCGCGCTGGCCCTGGTGGAACACCTCACCCCCAACGCCGTGTCCAAGCTGGCCATTGGTCAGGTGCATTACACGGCCTTCCTCTACGAGAACGGCACCTTCGTCG
This sequence is a window from Geothrix sp. PMB-07. Protein-coding genes within it:
- a CDS encoding HAD family hydrolase, with translation MSMKPAVFLDRDGTLNEEVDFLCDPDELVMIPGAAAAVARLNAKGIPVVVVTNQSGIGRGKYDWTDFAAVMSRMGTLLAMENARIDAVYASPHHEQALGEYAVADHPERKPNPGMLLRAAEEHGLDLSRSWMVGDKALDIEAGLRAGCKVALVRTGYGASVDGSRADLVADSLPDVVDHILSHWP
- the sfsA gene encoding DNA/RNA nuclease SfsA, encoding MILIEKKGLVSGFLIQRYKRFLADVRLEDGSVVTAHTTNTGSMKTCWEPGDRVLLEPATNPERKLKFTWLAVERPGGWVGVETGMPNRVVAEAARRDVLPGLTGLREVRTEVKYGAERSRIDVLAQDAEGRQVFIEVKNTTLKEGNWVLFPDAVTERGTKHLRELQAMVREGHWAAIAFFVHRTDVDRFDAARDIDPAYSAELDRAAQAGVAVLPLAVHLVTRQETSGLWALGWELPGLLPWAPRR